The sequence ttttctcaattttagatttacgcataatacaattattttaattatttttttttccaaatttatttttttattttttaaaaacaattcttAAGGATATacataattatatataaaaaaaaaataataatcaagaagaaaaaaaaaaaaaaaaaaataattaaaaaacaataatcaaaaaaaaaaaaaaaaaaaaaaaaaaaacataacaaatttatatatatattattatattatattatatttatttattttccaaaacaaaaaaaaaaaaaaaaaaataatttcttttgtaacactaccaataataaaataaaaattttaaaaaataaaattaaataaaataaaatgaaagaagaagaaattgCAAATTTAGGACCTCAGgaatatttcaattatttagagggaataaataaaaagattattatagAATTAAAAACTGTTGCAAATATTGATACAGCCAAAGATACtgataatttacaaaatatattaattgaatcatcaTTGGCATTGGAACATAATATAAggaatttattatatttcgTTGATAAATGTCCAATTTCATATGATCAAATAGTTCATTATCATTCACATTTTAAAGAAGTTGTAAAGATTTTCTTTCAAGTTTGtcaagatttaattaaagctGCTCAagtatgttattattattataatttttttttttttttcttcactCCTCCTCTCCCctcttcaaaaaaaaaaaaaaaaaaaaaaaaaaaaaaaaaaattattaaaatttataattattttaatatttaggcattaattttaaattcatgtGATTATTTAACAACATCAAATTTTGCAAAATGTAGAGGAGAGGcaattaaaactataaagAATACGATGGCAACGTGTAGTAATTTCGAAAAGTTATATTATAATCCAGATTTACAATTAGAGGATGAGGTTGATCTtgttcatcaacaacaacaaaaagaacaagaacaacaacaaaaagaacaagaacaatatgaacaagaacaattaattttaaaacaattaaaagaacaagaattaaaaaaacaacaagaacaacaacaacaacaacaacaacaacaacaacaacaacaacaacaacaacaacaacaacaacaaaaacaccaagaagaaaaagagaaaaatgatcaaaaagaaaaagaagagaaattaaaaaaacaattattagcagaacaacaaaaacaaaaacaagagGAATTAGaaagacaacaacaacaattacaacaacaacaacaattactacaacaacaacaacaattattacaacaacaacaacaacaacaacgttCAGATCCAATTATTATACCACCAATTACATTAAAAACATCACAATCAGATTTATTAAGTGGTGGATTATCACCAAAAGTGAATTCACCAGGTTCACCCAATTTAGGTAAATTTACAGAATCAGCAGAACGTGTTGCAAATTTTGATAGAGGTACAGCAAATATTATATTGAATATGAATAAGATCAAAGAGATATCATTGAGTGGTGATAGTGAACAAGCACCAGAGATTGTCACAGCGGCAAGAATCATCTCTGAGAATATCGCTATCATATCCAAGGAATTACGATACAAAACATTGGGTACGAATCTTAGTGAACATTTCGTATCGGTTGTACAAGTTGCAAGATTAGCCATAAAGAATAAATCAGATCAATTCTATCAGGATCAATTGGAATTggcaattgaaaaatttaatgatacaATGCGTAAAATCATTTACTCTGTAAAGAGTATCTCAAAGAGTTCAATGAATCTTAGACaatttggtgttgatgaGTCATCTTTAGGTAGATCACCAGTTGTATCACCAGAGAAATCAATTTCACCAAGTTTTACAAGTAGTACAAGTGAACGTATTTTATCacatgaaattaaaaatcataataataataataataattataataatagtagtactaataatttacaaactTCATTTTCAACACCTTCATTATCTTCAAATCATTCACAACAACCAAATCAACAACCATTACAATCacctttattaattaatcaattacaatctacatcatcatcatcatcatcatcatcatcaaatctttcaaattctttaaattctatACAACTACCTCAagcaacaactacaacaacaacagcaacatcTCCATCAACCTctacatcaacatcaacctcaacatcaccaaattcatcatcattatcaatttcagatcaagataaacaattaaaaagaaaagaaaaacaacatCAAATCGTAATTCCAAAAGATGTTAAAGATTCAGTtgcaaatcaacaacaacagcaacaacaacaacaaaatggtACTACATCACCAAGAAATAATGAATCATCAgtaacagcagcaacaacaacaacaacatcaacaacagcatcaattacaacaaatgTTAATACAATACCAAATTTCCCaccaaataaacaattaccagcaacaccaacaacaggtacaccatcaacatcaacaccaacaccacaaacaccaacatcaacttcacaaaatgataaacagaatgaaaataataataaagagaaTTTTGTTGACAAACAAAAAACATTgggtaaattattttcaaagttTGTTCATAAAAAGAGAACACCATTACCAGGATTTGATTCATCcaattcatcatcaccatcaaataattcaaatacaaCCAATTCATCATCTCATTCTAGTACAAACAGTTCACCAATGGAAACTTCACCAGGTGTTGAATCTccaaaaattacaaaaagtccttctcaaaataatattttagttGATAGTTTAGATATTGGTTCtgataatcaacaacaacaacaagataaattaacaaccacaacttcaacaacgacaataacaataaataataataataataataataataataataataataataataataataataataataatatacaacaacaacaacaacaacagcaacaaataccaacaacaccaaataaattatcaaattcaattgcaATGAATTCATCAAATAGATTAATGACACCAAAGAAAGAAAGATCATTTACAATTGGATTGGTTAGTGGTAAACATTCATGTGTTGTAGTTGAAAcaccaaaatcaaagaaattatttcaacATGAATCAGCTAAACAAATActttcaattatttcaatgaATTTCCCAagttttgaaaaagaatttcaaaTGCAAAATAGTGAAGTAATCTCTAATATAATTGAACAAATTGGAAATGTTATAAAGAATTATCATGATGAAGTTAgtgaatcatcatcatcgtcatcatcatcaactacatcaccaaataatattaataca comes from Dictyostelium discoideum AX4 chromosome 2 chromosome, whole genome shotgun sequence and encodes:
- the gefR gene encoding Ras guanine nucleotide exchange factor codes for the protein MKEEEIANLGPQEYFNYLEGINKKIIIELKTVANIDTAKDTDNLQNILIESSLALEHNIRNLLYFVDKCPISYDQIVHYHSHFKEVVKIFFQVCQDLIKAAQALILNSCDYLTTSNFAKCRGEAIKTIKNTMATCSNFEKLYYNPDLQLEDEVDLVHQQQQKEQEQQQKEQEQYEQEQLILKQLKEQELKKQQEQQQQQQQQQQQQQQQQQQQQQKHQEEKEKNDQKEKEEKLKKQLLAEQQKQKQEELERQQQQLQQQQQLLQQQQQLLQQQQQQQRSDPIIIPPITLKTSQSDLLSGGLSPKVNSPGSPNLGKFTESAERVANFDRGTANIILNMNKIKEISLSGDSEQAPEIVTAARIISENIAIISKELRYKTLGTNLSEHFVSVVQVARLAIKNKSDQFYQDQLELAIEKFNDTMRKIIYSVKSISKSSMNLRQFGVDESSLGRSPVVSPEKSISPSFTSSTSERILSHEIKNHNNNNNNYNNSSTNNLQTSFSTPSLSSNHSQQPNQQPLQSPLLINQLQSTSSSSSSSSSNLSNSLNSIQLPQATTTTTTATSPSTSTSTSTSTSPNSSSLSISDQDKQLKRKEKQHQIVIPKDVKDSVANQQQQQQQQQNGTTSPRNNESSVTAATTTTTSTTASITTNVNTIPNFPPNKQLPATPTTGTPSTSTPTPQTPTSTSQNDKQNENNNKENFVDKQKTLGKLFSKFVHKKRTPLPGFDSSNSSSPSNNSNTTNSSSHSSTNSSPMETSPGVESPKITKSPSQNNILVDSLDIGSDNQQQQQDKLTTTTSTTTITINNNNNNNNNNNNNNNNNNNNIQQQQQQQQQIPTTPNKLSNSIAMNSSNRLMTPKKERSFTIGLVSGKHSCVVVETPKSKKLFQHESAKQILSIISMNFPSFEKEFQMQNSEVISNIIEQIGNVIKNYHDEVSESSSSSSSSTTSPNNINTPSDCSPILNSENSKDSHNLSSINNSSYDPVSPALRKMYENGSYDSKEHSRSSIQSKITRKLGTIRKKGPSPFNMLLNSSTGSLSSLYLDQLNGGNGDSSSSSSSSYNLVGGSGISGYDNQNEIDASEHLVSTSSLFTEEAIELVSKCFEASIIVNHSGGTSSEIKALFSSTLDHLESMLQSSVNFGKIDPSSFCMTFLKNIRQHIPTMKSKGGKCDPTLVTAATKLFRHTILSNLDKSIHSLCHSVRVLAIQMTIIVISISAKPWDISSQLQLFASAKSFIDSLVSLLDAVENKIYISTNTNIQDDVEVPTIDDTEDTNIWEEADSPLTFGWISDEGSKTGRYVPKAGTLNKLISALTQDNKHDISRYTKTFLLTYQSFTNPWKLMEKLIQRYNVPLDEKPDVRATTQLRVVSFMQTWIERNFNDFDDQLIGQLKEFRTRLLMDNNNDLAVILGGLIKKKEAERSLSKERSTNHLTFPELMIPDGQKSPTALFLLLNESEIARQLTLIDFNIFSKIQPTELLDQSWNKDSLKFKSPNVIEMINRANKFSFWVSSQILWQEDIEERVKVFEKFILISKYLREMNNFNTLLAIFTGLNTAPILRLKKTFALLSPNSLSIYNSLEKLMNSSGSYKNYRSVSKNPPLLPYLPVILSDLTFMEDGNPDKINNLINFQKRELICRVISEVQQCQQQTKYEFPVVEPIHTLLTELPSSTPSELYQLSLIREPRETNQSNANSSISSGSNFLSNSSNHNIGNNNGFDTLKKYYKSSNNN